AGGCCTAAGTTTAAACAATCCATCATTGCTTTTTTATTAAAATCGGAAAATGTAACCGAATCCGAGAAAGCTGAATTGCGAAAGCTGGAAGCTAAGTAGGGGCATAAGAAAAAGTCGACGGGGAAGAATCGATAATTATTTTAAATACTAGTATGCGGGCCCCCTCCGCCCAACCAATGTAGTATTAAACCCCAAAAAACCTGCACGGGCGTTCGGGTCACGCTATCGGCTGTAGTCCTCGTCCCACTAGGCTAAAGCCGTAGTGGTCCTGTGGGCTACTTGCCTCTATCGTTGCCCGATGCGCAACCTCCCCGGATAATTTCCTTCCCAACATGTCATGGTATCTATCAGGCTTGGGCAACGAATTCATGGTGCTATAACCCAATTGGGCTTTAGGAATATACAAATAAACATAGCGAACTGCCAGAGAAAACAAGTTCTTAAGAAATTAAATTAAAAAGCTTTAGCACTTTTAAGCAGTTCCAAATTAAGAAATAGAACAAATGCTATATCGGGAACTATCATTTGTAAATACCAATGAAATAGAATTTTAGGCTAATTTCCCGGGAAAACATAAGCGTAAAATTGGACTATCCACAGTGTCCAAATAGCATCAAAAACCGTTATTAACACACTGAATATAAATAAGTTGAAAACCATTGTTCAACCCTATTGGAGTTTTTTATAGGAAAGATCCGTTTGTATGAATCCATATAAGGGAATATTCGCCTAATCCTCTATATCAATATTCATTTTATGCAAGAACCTATGAATCAATGGAGCAAACATCACCGCTGCCATAGTTAAAAAGGCCACCCCACTAAATAAAGCATAAAAGGAAGCAAAAATTTTGGAGGCATCCGTTTGCATGGGATTAACAGGGCCCATACCGGTAAGTATCATCGAGGCATTTAATAAACTATCTATCCATCCCAAACCACCTAAGTAATGGTAACCAACTATACCAATTCCTAATGAAACACCTAATAATAATAAGGAATATAAAACAAATTTTAGCTGGCGCTGAACATACTTCCTCGAACTAGCCAGTGGCCTTTTTGAATGTTCAAACATGAATATTATTGCCAGTTTTCGCTGCTCCTGTAAACTGTTCCTTTAAAAACTGCAACCATCTGTTGGTCTTGGTTTGTAATGGTAACCTGATAAATTCCGATTTTCTCTGATAAACTAATTTCCTCAGCTTTAGCAACCAATTCCTCTCCTTCCGAAACTTTATGTAAATAAGAAATATTATTATCAATAGAAAATGCTTTGCGACCTCTAGAATTTGAGGCAAAGGCAAAAGCACTATCTGCCAATGAAAAACTTACTCCTCCATGTAAAATCCCAAATCCATTTAACATCTCTTTCTTCACCTTCATCTTCAAAACACATTTTCCCGGTTCAACTAAAACTTTCTGTATACCCAACCATTGACTAAATGGGTCGTTTCCCAGCATTTTCTCTACAACTTCTTGCGCAACATAATGCTTGTGCTGTTCTTGAATCATTAATTTCATAGGAATCTATTTTGTTAGTTATAACTACCAATGAATGTTTTTGTTTCCTTTCGCCAACTTTTTTAACAAAATACTTGGTCTATATCGATCTTCACCATATTCGTCGAACAAAAACTGCAAATTACTTAATACCTTTTCCCAACCAATTTCCTCCCCCCATTTCAGTAATCCTTTAGGATAGTTAACTCCTTTTTGAATAGCCAAATCCAAATCTCCTGGCGAAGCAATACCTAAATAATAGGCTTCAACTGCCTCATTAATTAACATGGAAATAACCCGCATAAATATCTCCTTCCCCAATTCCACATCTTCTTTTGGAACCGGTTTGGATTCTTGTTCGCCATAAGAATAATAACCTCGACCGGTTTTAACTCCAAAAAATCCGGATTCAAACAACCTTTGCTGGGTTATAGATGGCTTAAACCTTGGCTCATAAAAAAACTGAGTCCATACACTTTCCGTTACCCGGTAATTAATATCATTCCCAATAAAATCCATTAGTTCAAATGGCCCCATTTTAAATCCACCAAATGTTTTCAAAGACCAATCTATGGTAGCATAATCCGCAATTTGTTCTTCTGCTATACGAATCGATTCGCTGTAATAACTCCTGGCTACCCTGTTCACAATAAATCCGGGTGTATCCTTGGTAAGCACTACACTCTTGCCCCATGACTTGATTAATTGAACAGAAAATTCAATGGACTCTTGGGAGGTCATTAACCCAGGTATAACCTCAACCAATGGCATAATAGTGGCCGGATTGAAAAAATGAATTCCAATAAACCGTTCCGAACTTTGAAGCGAAGACGATAAAGAGGCAATAGATAAACTGGAAGTATTGGTTGCTAAAATACAGTTAGAACTAACCACTTTTTCCAAATCAGAAAACAGGGCTTTCTTAATCTCCTTAATCTCGACAATGGCTTCTATAACCAATTCGCAATCTGACAACTGTTCAAGAGTGGTACAAAACTCCAAATTACTTACTGTGGCTTGCATAGTAGCCTGGGTAATTTTCGCCTTATCCACCAATTTCTGTAGTCCTGAAATAATTGCCTTTTCAGCCTTTTCCAGTTGTTTGGTATCTAAATCAAAAACTTTGGTAACACATCCATTTTGGGCTGCAACCTGAGCAATCCCCGACCCCATGGCACCACTGCCAATAACTCCAATTACCATCCTTATTCTCCTTTAAATACAGGTTTTCTTTTCTCTAAAAAGGCCCTAACACCTTCTGAATAATCATAACTATTCCCAGCTTTTAATTGCATTTCCTCCTCCATATCCAATTGCTCCTTTAAATCATTATTATAGGAAGCATTTAGCAATCGTTTGGTATAGCCAATGCCTGCCGTTGGCATTTGAGCAAGCCTGGCGGCAAGCTTAAAAGCCTCATTTAATAATTCCGTATCGTCCACAACCTTGTAAATTAAACCCAAGCGTTCAGCCTCTTCTGAACTTATTTTCTCTCCGGTAAACATCAAGGCAGTCGCTTTCTGCATTCCAATGATACGTGGAAGAAAAAAAGTACCTCCGCTATCAGGTATTAATCCAATATTTACAAAACTCTGAATAAAGCTGGAAGACTTGCCAGCAAAAACTAAATCACAACAAAAAGCCAGATTAGCACCTGCTCCGGCTGCTACTCCATTTACTGCCGCAATAACCGGCTTCTCTATGCTTCTTATTTTTAATACGATTGGATTGTAATGCTCCCTAACGAATGTATCAATTTTTGCGCTTGGATCAGTCGCCTCAGCTAAATCCTGCCCGGCACAAAAACCACGTCCGGAACCTGTAATTAATACCGCTCTTACTTCCTTATTGTTCGATGCTTCATCCAAGGCTTCTTGCAATGAAAGCGCAGTTTCACGGTTTATACTATTAAGTACATCCGGACGATTAAACGTTAGGGTCAATACCCCGTTGTTAAGTTCTTTTAATATTGACAT
Above is a genomic segment from Bacteroidia bacterium containing:
- a CDS encoding hotdog fold thioesterase; amino-acid sequence: MIQEQHKHYVAQEVVEKMLGNDPFSQWLGIQKVLVEPGKCVLKMKVKKEMLNGFGILHGGVSFSLADSAFAFASNSRGRKAFSIDNNISYLHKVSEGEELVAKAEEISLSEKIGIYQVTITNQDQQMVAVFKGTVYRSSENWQ
- a CDS encoding 3-hydroxybutyryl-CoA dehydrogenase; translation: MVIGVIGSGAMGSGIAQVAAQNGCVTKVFDLDTKQLEKAEKAIISGLQKLVDKAKITQATMQATVSNLEFCTTLEQLSDCELVIEAIVEIKEIKKALFSDLEKVVSSNCILATNTSSLSIASLSSSLQSSERFIGIHFFNPATIMPLVEVIPGLMTSQESIEFSVQLIKSWGKSVVLTKDTPGFIVNRVARSYYSESIRIAEEQIADYATIDWSLKTFGGFKMGPFELMDFIGNDINYRVTESVWTQFFYEPRFKPSITQQRLFESGFFGVKTGRGYYSYGEQESKPVPKEDVELGKEIFMRVISMLINEAVEAYYLGIASPGDLDLAIQKGVNYPKGLLKWGEEIGWEKVLSNLQFLFDEYGEDRYRPSILLKKLAKGNKNIHW
- the paaG gene encoding 2-(1,2-epoxy-1,2-dihydrophenyl)acetyl-CoA isomerase PaaG; its protein translation is MSILKELNNGVLTLTFNRPDVLNSINRETALSLQEALDEASNNKEVRAVLITGSGRGFCAGQDLAEATDPSAKIDTFVREHYNPIVLKIRSIEKPVIAAVNGVAAGAGANLAFCCDLVFAGKSSSFIQSFVNIGLIPDSGGTFFLPRIIGMQKATALMFTGEKISSEEAERLGLIYKVVDDTELLNEAFKLAARLAQMPTAGIGYTKRLLNASYNNDLKEQLDMEEEMQLKAGNSYDYSEGVRAFLEKRKPVFKGE